The following are from one region of the Bradyrhizobium sediminis genome:
- a CDS encoding IS481 family transposase, giving the protein MDTHKNASLTPKGREAMVRCVVDGGLSKAAAARQFNTTSKTVAKWVERFRVDGVDGLRDRSSRPLSLPSQTAPATCAVVEALRRQRYTGKQIAAEAGVSAATVSRILRRLGLNRMRDLEPAEPVRRYEREHPGDMIHIDIKKLGRFDKVGHRITGDRTGQSNSRGVGWEYVHVCIDDNSRVAFSQILPDEKAVSAVAFLSAAVAYYKSLGVTVTRVMTDNGSCYKAFDFRDACTGLGLKHVRTKPYTPKTNGKAERFIQTALREWAYAQAYPTSERRADELPRWLHRYNWHRPHGGLKSKTPISRLGLTEDNLLRLHI; this is encoded by the coding sequence ATGGACACCCACAAGAATGCCTCCCTGACGCCCAAAGGTCGAGAGGCCATGGTGCGATGTGTAGTGGACGGGGGGTTATCCAAGGCCGCCGCCGCACGCCAGTTCAACACCACGTCGAAGACTGTCGCCAAATGGGTCGAACGCTTCCGCGTGGACGGCGTCGATGGTTTGCGGGATCGCTCCTCAAGGCCGCTTTCATTGCCGAGCCAAACAGCGCCAGCCACTTGCGCGGTGGTCGAGGCTTTGCGTCGGCAGCGCTACACCGGCAAGCAGATCGCCGCCGAGGCCGGTGTATCGGCGGCGACCGTCAGCCGCATCTTGCGGCGTCTGGGACTGAACCGGATGCGCGATCTGGAACCGGCCGAACCGGTGCGTCGCTACGAGCGAGAGCATCCCGGCGACATGATCCACATCGATATCAAGAAGCTCGGCCGCTTCGACAAGGTCGGCCATCGCATCACGGGGGATCGGACCGGTCAGAGCAACAGCCGCGGCGTCGGCTGGGAGTATGTCCATGTTTGCATCGACGATAATTCGCGCGTTGCCTTCTCTCAGATCCTGCCCGATGAGAAGGCCGTTAGCGCTGTCGCCTTTCTAAGTGCCGCCGTCGCCTACTATAAAAGCCTCGGCGTCACCGTCACCCGCGTCATGACCGACAACGGCAGTTGCTATAAGGCCTTCGACTTCCGCGATGCTTGCACAGGCCTGGGCCTCAAACACGTCCGCACCAAGCCCTACACACCCAAAACCAATGGCAAGGCCGAGCGCTTCATTCAGACTGCGCTCAGGGAATGGGCCTACGCCCAAGCCTATCCCACATCCGAGCGCCGCGCCGACGAACTCCCCCGCTGGCTCCACCGATACAATTGGCACCGCCCCCACGGCGGACTAAAATCAAAAACACCAATCAGTAGACTCGGCCTGACCGAGGACAACCTCTTGAGGCTCCACATCTAG
- a CDS encoding DUF2975 domain-containing protein: MTAFAHSDRLRRFSNAMVIVTTLGIVLIAVAMCLVFLVPEWTRNLLLARLGAAGRDLALTPGRLAAGAAISAIPVGVMLFGLWQVRALFADFAAGRVFTLSSARRLRDFAACVLAQAILGPISSTALLLAFTLSNPPGSRQLGISLSVNDYLALIVGGVLLAVAWVMVEATRIADEHASFV, from the coding sequence ATGACCGCTTTCGCCCATTCGGACCGCTTGCGTCGCTTCTCCAACGCCATGGTGATCGTCACCACACTCGGTATCGTGCTGATCGCGGTTGCGATGTGCCTGGTGTTTCTCGTGCCGGAATGGACGCGCAATCTGCTGCTGGCGCGGCTGGGCGCGGCCGGCCGCGACCTCGCACTGACGCCGGGACGCCTTGCCGCCGGCGCCGCCATATCAGCCATTCCCGTCGGCGTGATGCTGTTCGGGCTATGGCAGGTGCGGGCGCTGTTTGCGGATTTCGCTGCCGGTCGCGTGTTCACGCTGAGCAGCGCACGGCGGCTGCGCGATTTCGCTGCATGCGTGCTGGCGCAGGCGATCCTCGGTCCGATCTCCTCGACCGCACTGTTGCTTGCGTTCACGCTCAGCAATCCGCCGGGCAGCCGCCAACTCGGGATTTCGCTATCGGTGAACGACTATCTTGCCTTGATCGTCGGTGGCGTGCTGCTCGCGGTCGCCTGGGTCATGGTAGAGGCGACACGGATCGCCGACGAACACGCCTCCTTCGTGTGA
- a CDS encoding acyl-CoA synthetase gives MSSEGQYGIGLDKTPANYVALTPLSFLARTAAVYPDHLSTVYEGRSFTWSQTYARCRRFASYLAGRGIGRGDTVAAMLPNIPAMNELHFAVPMAGAVLNALNIRLDAPSIAFQLDHGSAKIILVDPEFAGVIGEALTLMKGPKPFVIDVDDAAFAGGRRIGELEYEAAVAQGDENFAARLPEDEWDAIALSYTSGTTGNPKGVVTHHRGAYLNAVSNILAGNLGQHPVYLWTLPMFHCNGWCFPWTVAASAGVNVCLRKVDPSKIFDLIPKHGVSHMCGAPIVYNTLINAPDAPKGGKARPVVGLIAGAAPPVAVLEGAEGIGIKLTHVYGLTEVYGPASVCAEQPGWDDLPADQRAQLKRRQGVPYPLQEAVTVLDPETMQSVPCDGETIGEVMFRGNIVMKGYLKNEKATQEAFAGGWFHTGDLGVLDEHGYVIIKDRSKDIIISGGENISSVEVEDILYKHPAVLFAAVVAKPDSKWGEVPCAFVELKENARATEAEIIAFCRSHMSGFKTPKAVVFGPIPKTSTGKIQKFLLRNQVDSAKAISA, from the coding sequence ATGAGCAGCGAAGGCCAGTATGGCATCGGTCTGGACAAGACGCCCGCCAACTACGTGGCGCTGACGCCGTTGAGCTTCCTGGCGCGCACCGCGGCGGTCTATCCCGATCACCTCAGCACCGTCTATGAGGGCCGCAGCTTCACCTGGTCGCAGACCTATGCGCGCTGCCGCCGCTTCGCGTCCTACCTTGCCGGCCGGGGCATCGGCCGCGGCGATACGGTGGCTGCGATGCTGCCGAACATCCCCGCGATGAATGAGCTGCATTTTGCCGTGCCGATGGCCGGCGCGGTGCTGAATGCACTCAACATCCGGCTCGACGCGCCCTCCATCGCCTTCCAGCTCGATCATGGCAGCGCCAAGATCATCCTGGTCGACCCGGAATTTGCCGGCGTGATCGGCGAGGCGCTCACCCTGATGAAAGGCCCAAAACCCTTCGTCATCGACGTCGACGATGCGGCTTTTGCCGGCGGAAGACGGATCGGCGAACTGGAATACGAGGCTGCGGTGGCGCAGGGCGATGAAAACTTCGCCGCGCGACTGCCGGAAGATGAGTGGGACGCCATCGCGCTCAGCTACACCTCGGGCACTACCGGCAATCCCAAGGGCGTCGTGACCCATCACCGCGGCGCCTATCTCAACGCCGTCAGCAACATCCTTGCCGGCAATCTTGGCCAGCACCCGGTCTATCTCTGGACCCTGCCGATGTTCCACTGCAACGGCTGGTGTTTTCCCTGGACGGTGGCGGCGTCCGCCGGCGTCAATGTCTGCCTGCGCAAGGTCGATCCGAGCAAGATCTTCGATCTGATCCCGAAGCACGGCGTCAGCCACATGTGCGGCGCGCCGATCGTCTACAACACCCTGATCAACGCACCGGATGCGCCGAAGGGCGGCAAGGCGCGTCCCGTGGTCGGACTGATCGCGGGCGCAGCGCCCCCGGTCGCGGTGCTGGAAGGAGCCGAAGGCATCGGCATCAAGCTGACGCACGTCTATGGCCTGACCGAAGTCTATGGCCCGGCGTCGGTGTGCGCGGAGCAGCCGGGCTGGGACGACCTGCCCGCCGATCAGCGTGCGCAGTTGAAGCGGCGGCAGGGCGTGCCCTACCCGCTGCAGGAAGCCGTCACCGTGCTCGATCCCGAGACCATGCAGTCTGTCCCGTGCGATGGCGAGACCATCGGCGAAGTGATGTTCCGCGGCAATATCGTGATGAAGGGCTATCTGAAGAACGAGAAGGCCACCCAGGAAGCCTTCGCCGGCGGCTGGTTCCACACCGGCGACCTCGGCGTGCTCGACGAGCACGGCTATGTCATCATCAAGGATCGCTCCAAGGACATCATCATCTCCGGCGGCGAAAACATCTCTTCCGTCGAGGTCGAGGACATTCTCTACAAGCACCCCGCCGTGCTGTTCGCCGCCGTGGTGGCGAAGCCGGATTCAAAATGGGGCGAAGTGCCCTGCGCGTTCGTCGAACTGAAAGAGAACGCGCGCGCGACCGAAGCCGAGATCATCGCGTTCTGTCGCAGTCACATGTCCGGCTTCAAGACGCCGAAGGCCGTGGTGTTCGGGCCGATACCCAAGACGTCCACCGGCAAGATCCAGAAATTCCTGCTGCGCAACCAGGTGGACTCGGCGAAGGCAATTTCGGCCTGA
- a CDS encoding TetR/AcrR family transcriptional regulator codes for MDELAEKGLAGLSIGAIAARSGVHPTSIYRRWHTVEHLGVDAALAAAAMHVEIPDTGSLRGDLSVFLGQLEAHVRSPLGRALLAISGVSDAAAEARKVFWRERVGLAKVMFERAAARAEIAEGTDPVSALEFAIAPIYLRAVMLRQPADDREISRQTDWVMRAFAVPTQSPEHTTATSSTRPHS; via the coding sequence ATGGACGAACTGGCCGAGAAGGGTCTCGCTGGCCTTTCCATCGGCGCTATCGCCGCGCGTTCCGGCGTCCACCCGACGTCCATCTATCGGCGCTGGCATACCGTCGAACATTTGGGAGTCGATGCCGCGCTGGCCGCCGCCGCCATGCACGTAGAGATCCCCGACACGGGTTCCCTGCGCGGCGATCTCTCGGTGTTTCTCGGGCAGCTCGAGGCCCATGTGCGCTCGCCACTCGGTCGGGCCCTACTCGCCATTTCCGGCGTGAGCGATGCGGCTGCGGAAGCGAGAAAAGTCTTCTGGCGTGAGCGTGTCGGGCTGGCGAAGGTCATGTTCGAGCGCGCCGCGGCGCGGGCGGAGATCGCTGAAGGCACCGACCCGGTTTCCGCTCTCGAATTCGCGATCGCTCCCATCTATCTGCGCGCAGTCATGCTTCGGCAGCCGGCGGACGATCGGGAAATCAGCCGTCAGACCGATTGGGTCATGCGTGCTTTCGCCGTCCCGACGCAAAGTCCGGAACACACGACGGCCACCTCCTCCACCAGGCCCCACTCATAG
- a CDS encoding TRAP transporter large permease, with amino-acid sequence MELLSIAAILLGFLALLLGAGVWIAVALMATGWAGMQFAAGGIPAGSVLATTVWGNSASWSLAALPLFIWMGEILFRTRLSEEMFRGFAPWLNWLPGRLMHVNVLACGVFGSVSGSSAATCATVAKIALPELKKRGYDEGLSLGSLAGAGTLGILIPPSITMVVYAVQANVSIIQIFLAGFLPGLLVMALYSGYIAAWSLANPKRTPPADPPMSLRKRIAESLNLIPCLLLIVFVFLSLLMGWATATECAAWGVLGSLAIAWWQGALTWSAFWASVMGATRVNCMILLILAGASYMGTSMAYTGIPLALANWVNSLQLSPNSLISALTVMYIVLGTALDGISMIVLTTAIVIPMVKQAGFDLVWFGIFLVLVVEMAEVSPPVGFNLFVLQTMSGKDSNTVAKAALPFFFLLVLAVAIITVFPDIVMLLPRIAFPG; translated from the coding sequence ATGGAGCTTCTCTCCATCGCCGCGATTCTGCTGGGATTTCTTGCGCTGCTGCTTGGCGCCGGCGTCTGGATCGCCGTCGCCTTGATGGCGACGGGATGGGCCGGCATGCAATTCGCCGCCGGCGGCATTCCGGCGGGCAGCGTGCTTGCGACAACGGTGTGGGGCAACAGCGCTTCGTGGTCGCTCGCAGCCTTGCCACTCTTCATCTGGATGGGCGAGATTCTCTTCCGCACGCGGTTATCGGAGGAAATGTTTCGCGGATTTGCGCCCTGGCTGAACTGGCTGCCGGGCCGGCTCATGCACGTCAATGTGCTCGCCTGTGGCGTGTTCGGTTCGGTGTCCGGATCGTCAGCCGCGACCTGCGCCACGGTTGCCAAGATCGCCCTGCCCGAACTGAAGAAGCGCGGCTATGACGAAGGCTTGAGCCTCGGCTCCCTGGCCGGTGCGGGCACGCTCGGCATTCTGATCCCGCCGTCGATTACCATGGTGGTCTACGCCGTCCAGGCGAACGTTTCCATCATTCAGATTTTCCTCGCTGGATTTCTGCCGGGCTTGCTGGTGATGGCGCTTTATTCCGGCTACATCGCGGCCTGGTCACTTGCCAATCCGAAGCGCACGCCGCCGGCCGATCCGCCCATGAGTCTTCGCAAGCGCATCGCAGAATCTCTCAATCTTATTCCCTGTCTGCTGCTTATCGTTTTCGTCTTTCTATCGTTGCTGATGGGCTGGGCGACGGCGACGGAATGTGCAGCCTGGGGCGTGCTGGGATCGCTCGCGATCGCCTGGTGGCAAGGCGCGCTGACCTGGTCAGCGTTCTGGGCGAGCGTCATGGGCGCAACGCGGGTCAATTGCATGATCCTGCTGATCCTGGCGGGCGCCTCCTACATGGGCACGTCGATGGCCTACACCGGCATCCCATTGGCGCTCGCGAACTGGGTGAACAGCCTCCAACTCAGTCCCAATTCGCTGATCTCGGCGCTCACCGTCATGTACATCGTGCTCGGCACGGCACTCGACGGCATTTCCATGATCGTGCTAACTACCGCCATCGTCATTCCGATGGTGAAGCAGGCCGGCTTCGATCTCGTCTGGTTCGGTATTTTCCTGGTGCTGGTGGTGGAAATGGCTGAAGTCTCTCCTCCCGTCGGCTTCAATCTGTTCGTCTTGCAGACCATGAGCGGCAAGGATTCCAACACGGTCGCCAAGGCGGCCCTACCGTTCTTCTTTTTGCTCGTTCTTGCGGTTGCCATCATCACGGTCTTTCCTGATATCGTGATGTTGCTGCCGCGGATAGCGTTCCCTGGCTAG
- a CDS encoding TRAP transporter substrate-binding protein encodes MAACVAALAVPALVVPAMAQTKWNLPAAYPADNPHSVNLIAFAKDVADATGGKLQITVHPAASLFKAPEIKRAVATGQAQAGEVLISLHENEDPLFGIDVVPFLATSYPAAKKLWLASKPAVEKKLASQGLLLLFAVPWGPQGIYAKKDLNTIEDMKGLKWRAYNVGTSRIAELVGAQPITIQAAELPQALATGVVNAFMTSGSTGYDSKAWETMTHFYDAQAWIPKNATFVNKAAFDALDKPTQDAILKAAVVAEERGWKLAEEKAKWYLEQLQANKMKVLPPPPALKAGLEKIGEQLTADWSKKAGSDGEAVIAAYKK; translated from the coding sequence ATGGCTGCCTGCGTCGCGGCTCTTGCCGTTCCCGCACTTGTCGTTCCCGCGATGGCGCAGACAAAATGGAATCTTCCGGCGGCCTATCCGGCGGACAATCCGCATTCGGTGAACCTGATCGCGTTTGCCAAGGATGTTGCCGACGCCACCGGCGGCAAGCTGCAAATCACCGTGCATCCTGCGGCGTCTCTATTCAAGGCGCCGGAAATCAAGCGCGCGGTCGCAACCGGTCAGGCGCAGGCGGGTGAGGTTCTGATCTCGCTGCATGAGAACGAGGACCCGCTTTTCGGCATCGATGTTGTCCCGTTCCTGGCGACGAGCTATCCGGCAGCCAAGAAGCTGTGGCTGGCGTCAAAACCCGCGGTCGAAAAGAAGCTCGCATCGCAAGGCCTGCTGCTTCTCTTCGCGGTGCCGTGGGGTCCGCAGGGCATTTATGCCAAGAAAGACCTCAACACCATTGAGGATATGAAAGGCTTGAAGTGGCGCGCCTATAATGTCGGCACCTCGCGCATCGCCGAGCTTGTCGGCGCGCAGCCTATCACCATCCAGGCGGCGGAATTGCCGCAGGCGCTGGCTACCGGCGTTGTGAACGCATTCATGACCTCAGGCTCGACCGGCTACGACAGCAAGGCCTGGGAAACCATGACGCACTTCTATGATGCGCAGGCCTGGATTCCGAAGAACGCGACCTTCGTGAACAAGGCGGCTTTTGACGCGCTCGACAAGCCGACTCAGGATGCGATCCTCAAGGCGGCTGTTGTCGCCGAGGAACGCGGCTGGAAGCTCGCGGAAGAAAAGGCGAAGTGGTATCTCGAACAGCTTCAGGCCAACAAGATGAAGGTGCTTCCGCCACCTCCGGCGCTGAAGGCCGGCCTCGAGAAAATCGGCGAGCAGCTGACGGCCGATTGGTCGAAAAAGGCCGGCTCCGATGGCGAAGCCGTGATCGCCGCCTATAAGAAATAG
- a CDS encoding amidase family protein, producing the protein MLKLENAPMSDIIDALAGERVTATALTKGYLARIEAYDRDGPMLNSIRELNPDALTIAGKLDDTKPSIKRPLAGIPVLVKDNIATGDKQPTTAGSLALEGARAKDDATVVKLLREAGAVILGKANLTEFANMLAIGMPSGYSSLGGQVKSPYAPTLMDDHGIPVVQPGGSSSGSAVAVAAGLCAASIGTETSGSLLSPASQNGLVTVKPTVGLISRAGIVPISHNQDTAGPMTRTVRDAAMLMNVLAAKDPLDPATQRQRRPADYTADLAHDAMKGARIGVPSDPADPLNDCYYGKLLPNRAKVMTEAIKVLEDLGAIVVRASMPTAGWIGGPGTTMAVLNRNPLSGNKGNPAMQWIVFLYELKHDLNLYLKDWATDTGIKTIADVVAFNEANAGRALRFGQDLFLAANDTKGDLSEREYKSARAMDLLAAKTRGMDAYMNQHKLDAVLFAGALGAAIAAKAGYPSVMVPGGFISGTTDGKDTPDYPLGITFAGRAWSEHKLLRLAYAFEQASHMRKPPPDLLS; encoded by the coding sequence ATGCTGAAGCTCGAGAACGCGCCTATGAGCGATATCATCGATGCTTTGGCCGGTGAGCGGGTCACCGCGACCGCGCTGACCAAAGGCTATCTCGCGCGCATTGAGGCCTACGACCGCGATGGGCCGATGCTCAACTCCATACGCGAGCTCAATCCCGACGCGCTCACGATCGCGGGCAAGCTCGACGACACCAAGCCATCGATCAAACGGCCGCTGGCTGGCATACCGGTGCTGGTGAAGGACAACATCGCGACTGGTGACAAACAGCCCACCACGGCAGGCTCGCTGGCGCTGGAGGGCGCGCGCGCCAAGGATGACGCCACCGTCGTCAAGCTGCTGCGCGAAGCCGGCGCGGTGATCCTGGGCAAGGCGAACCTGACGGAGTTCGCCAACATGCTCGCGATTGGCATGCCCTCGGGCTACTCATCGCTTGGCGGTCAGGTCAAGAGCCCCTACGCGCCGACGCTGATGGACGATCACGGCATCCCGGTCGTGCAGCCAGGCGGATCGAGCTCGGGCTCCGCGGTCGCGGTGGCGGCCGGTCTGTGTGCGGCCTCGATCGGCACCGAGACCTCGGGCTCGTTGCTGTCCCCCGCCAGCCAGAATGGCCTCGTCACCGTCAAGCCGACGGTCGGACTGATCAGCCGTGCCGGCATCGTGCCGATCTCGCACAACCAGGACACCGCAGGCCCGATGACCCGAACGGTGCGCGACGCGGCGATGCTCATGAACGTGCTGGCCGCCAAGGACCCGCTCGATCCGGCGACGCAACGGCAGCGGCGGCCGGCCGATTACACCGCCGACCTCGCGCACGATGCGATGAAGGGCGCACGCATCGGCGTGCCGAGCGACCCCGCCGACCCGCTGAACGATTGCTACTACGGCAAGCTGCTACCCAACAGGGCCAAGGTGATGACTGAGGCGATCAAGGTGCTGGAGGACCTGGGCGCCATCGTCGTGCGTGCCAGCATGCCGACGGCCGGCTGGATTGGCGGCCCCGGCACGACCATGGCTGTGCTCAACCGCAATCCGCTGAGCGGCAACAAGGGCAATCCGGCGATGCAGTGGATCGTTTTCCTCTACGAACTGAAGCACGACCTCAACCTCTACCTGAAGGATTGGGCGACCGACACCGGAATCAAGACCATCGCCGACGTCGTGGCCTTCAACGAGGCGAACGCCGGCAGGGCGCTACGTTTCGGCCAGGACCTGTTCCTCGCCGCCAACGACACCAAAGGCGACTTGAGTGAGCGCGAGTACAAGTCGGCGCGTGCCATGGACCTGCTCGCCGCCAAGACACGCGGCATGGACGCCTACATGAACCAGCACAAGCTCGACGCCGTGCTGTTCGCCGGCGCTTTGGGCGCCGCGATCGCCGCCAAGGCGGGCTATCCCAGCGTCATGGTACCCGGAGGATTCATCTCGGGGACGACCGACGGCAAGGACACGCCCGACTATCCGCTGGGCATCACCTTCGCGGGTCGCGCCTGGAGCGAGCACAAGCTGCTGCGTCTGGCCTACGCCTTCGAACAGGCTTCCCACATGCGCAAGCCGCCGCCCGACCTGCTCTCCTAA
- a CDS encoding TRAP transporter small permease: protein MIRRFLDRVYLFSGYLAGVFLIAIFVLMMLLSAGRPLGINIPAGDDFISWCMAATAFLGLAHTFKHGEMIRVGLLIDRLNDNVRHYVEIAALLVGTGFIGFFAWHAAIMTWQSWKFSDISQGVIAVPLWIPQLGYSGGLVILFIAFVDELIHVLRGFAPRYELPKPESAEEIVERAIQSGV from the coding sequence ATGATCCGCCGGTTTCTCGATCGAGTCTACCTTTTCTCCGGCTATCTCGCCGGAGTTTTCCTCATTGCGATTTTTGTGCTGATGATGTTGCTTTCGGCCGGCCGGCCTCTCGGCATCAATATTCCGGCGGGCGACGATTTCATCTCCTGGTGCATGGCGGCAACAGCTTTCCTCGGGCTCGCGCATACGTTCAAGCACGGCGAGATGATCCGCGTCGGTCTTTTGATCGACCGTCTCAACGACAACGTCCGCCATTATGTGGAGATCGCTGCGCTCCTCGTCGGCACCGGCTTCATCGGCTTTTTCGCCTGGCATGCCGCGATCATGACCTGGCAGTCGTGGAAATTTTCCGACATTTCGCAAGGCGTCATCGCGGTGCCGCTGTGGATCCCGCAGCTCGGCTACAGCGGCGGCCTCGTGATTCTTTTCATCGCTTTTGTGGATGAGCTGATCCATGTCCTGCGTGGCTTCGCGCCGCGCTACGAATTGCCAAAACCAGAGAGCGCCGAGGAAATCGTCGAGCGCGCCATACAGAGCGGGGTCTGA
- a CDS encoding LysE family translocator, with the protein MEPTAFVAASVALLATPGPTNTLLATSGAAIGVHRSIPLLAAELCGYMAAITLLRVLVGPVVAAIPAFEILLRIAVVLYLLYLSAKLWLHGAAEISGSSPVTISRVFVTTLLNPKGIIFAFTLLPQGIDLLPLCPWLAALAVQIFAIGSAWIATGAWLRRGLRGVIPPSIGYRASAIALMLLAGIVSAHAFK; encoded by the coding sequence ATGGAACCCACAGCATTCGTCGCTGCCAGCGTAGCGCTCCTTGCAACACCAGGGCCGACAAACACCCTGCTTGCCACATCCGGTGCCGCCATCGGCGTTCACCGGTCAATCCCCCTGCTTGCCGCCGAGCTATGCGGCTACATGGCTGCGATAACGCTGCTTCGGGTCTTGGTCGGGCCGGTTGTCGCCGCGATCCCGGCGTTCGAAATTCTCCTGCGCATAGCCGTGGTGTTGTACCTGCTCTATCTTTCGGCCAAGCTTTGGCTACACGGAGCGGCCGAGATTAGCGGGTCCAGCCCCGTTACGATTTCGCGAGTCTTCGTGACCACACTCCTAAATCCCAAAGGGATCATCTTTGCGTTTACGCTTCTCCCGCAGGGGATCGACCTTCTGCCGCTTTGTCCGTGGCTTGCCGCGCTGGCCGTTCAGATATTTGCGATCGGTAGCGCTTGGATCGCTACCGGCGCTTGGCTGAGGCGCGGCTTACGTGGAGTGATCCCTCCCAGTATTGGTTACCGGGCGAGCGCCATCGCTCTCATGCTGCTCGCTGGGATTGTCAGCGCGCACGCGTTCAAATGA
- a CDS encoding helix-turn-helix domain-containing protein has protein sequence MPIVVNLDVMLARRKMRSKELAERIGITEQNVSLLKSGKVKGVRFDTLALICETLDCQPGDILEYRDEVAGTAVPLRARA, from the coding sequence ATGCCGATCGTCGTCAATCTCGACGTCATGCTGGCGCGGCGCAAGATGCGCTCCAAGGAACTTGCCGAGCGCATCGGCATTACCGAACAGAACGTCTCGCTGTTGAAATCCGGTAAGGTGAAAGGCGTGCGCTTCGACACGCTGGCGCTGATCTGCGAGACGCTCGACTGCCAGCCCGGCGACATCCTCGAATATCGCGACGAGGTGGCCGGCACCGCCGTGCCGCTGCGGGCGAGGGCGTAG
- a CDS encoding ketopantoate reductase family protein, whose protein sequence is MKILLVGAGIIGTIYGGRLAEAGHDVTMLARGRRLTEIASDGLRLEDVTTGRHSHVQVGAVETPAADERYDLVMVAVRDRQLADVLPIIERVGGTPDILFLLNCPLRVNELVERFGSERALFGFPGAGGVRAGTTVRYSAVRQQPTTFGPVAGQGDGKARSLAKLFDGAGFGTSIVPDMDAWLKTHAFLIAAICGALYRNGGVSAKLATDREGLALLRRGVREGFRCLRALGLNPLPMKLRLLVSLLPEPILLHSLKKFFSSKLAEFAIDGHATAAPEDMRDLADDCRKMIAMSGVEAADMQRLCSYVDNYAAGADHER, encoded by the coding sequence ATGAAAATCCTGCTCGTCGGGGCCGGCATCATCGGCACGATCTATGGCGGGAGGCTCGCCGAGGCGGGCCACGATGTGACGATGCTCGCGCGCGGTCGTCGATTGACCGAGATCGCCTCGGACGGTTTGAGACTCGAGGACGTCACCACGGGACGGCACAGCCATGTTCAAGTCGGAGCGGTCGAGACTCCCGCCGCAGATGAAAGGTACGATCTCGTCATGGTTGCCGTGCGCGATCGGCAGCTCGCCGACGTCCTGCCGATCATCGAAAGAGTGGGCGGCACACCCGACATCCTGTTCCTGCTGAACTGCCCATTGCGCGTCAACGAACTCGTCGAGCGCTTCGGAAGCGAGCGCGCCCTGTTCGGTTTCCCAGGCGCCGGCGGTGTCCGTGCCGGGACAACTGTCCGCTACAGTGCCGTTCGCCAGCAGCCGACGACATTCGGGCCCGTCGCCGGGCAGGGCGACGGCAAGGCTCGTTCCCTGGCAAAGCTATTTGACGGCGCGGGCTTTGGTACCTCCATCGTGCCCGACATGGATGCATGGCTGAAGACCCACGCCTTCCTCATCGCCGCGATCTGTGGCGCTCTCTACAGGAATGGCGGCGTGTCGGCGAAGTTGGCTACGGACCGTGAGGGGCTGGCTCTGCTGCGTCGCGGCGTCAGGGAAGGTTTTCGCTGCCTCCGGGCGCTCGGGCTCAATCCCTTGCCAATGAAGCTGCGGTTGCTGGTCTCCTTGCTGCCAGAACCCATTCTGCTTCATTCGTTGAAAAAGTTCTTCTCGTCGAAGCTGGCCGAGTTCGCCATCGATGGCCACGCAACGGCTGCTCCCGAGGACATGCGCGATCTCGCCGACGATTGCCGGAAGATGATCGCCATGAGTGGAGTCGAGGCCGCCGACATGCAGCGATTGTGCAGCTATGTCGACAACTATGCCGCGGGCGCCGATCATGAGCGATGA